The following coding sequences lie in one Caproicibacterium argilliputei genomic window:
- a CDS encoding DUF2815 family protein, with protein MNNSTTKINNPMKVITGPDTRWSYANVWEPKSINGGTPKYSVSLIIPKSDTKTLAKIKAAIEAAYHEGESKLKGNGKSVPPLAALKTPLRDGDTERPDDEAYANAYFINANATTAPGIVDTDRNPILTRSEVYSGVYGRASISFYAFNSNGNKGIACGLNNLQKIRDGEPLGGKASAESDFATDDDADFLN; from the coding sequence ATGAATAACAGCACTACGAAAATCAACAACCCGATGAAGGTCATCACCGGCCCCGATACCCGCTGGTCTTACGCCAACGTCTGGGAGCCGAAGTCTATCAATGGCGGTACGCCGAAATACAGCGTCAGCCTGATTATTCCCAAGTCCGACACCAAGACGCTCGCCAAAATCAAGGCGGCTATTGAGGCGGCATACCACGAGGGAGAATCCAAACTCAAGGGCAACGGTAAATCCGTGCCTCCGCTGGCGGCTCTCAAAACCCCGCTGCGCGACGGCGACACCGAACGCCCCGATGATGAAGCCTACGCCAACGCCTACTTCATCAATGCCAACGCGACTACTGCTCCCGGCATTGTGGACACTGACCGCAATCCGATTCTGACCCGTTCGGAGGTTTACTCCGGCGTGTACGGCAGGGCAAGCATCAGCTTCTATGCTTTCAATTCCAATGGGAACAAGGGCATCGCCTGCGGGCTCAATAACCTGCAGAAAATCCGCGACGGGGAGCCTCTCGGCGGCAAGGCAAGCGCGGAGTCCGATTTTGCCACCGACGATGACGCCGACTTTTTAAACTGA